In the Polyangiaceae bacterium genome, one interval contains:
- a CDS encoding phospholipase D family protein, which yields MLPKVVRKAERRLASVELCSGEDVYERVILGELPAARVSVWIATANLKDLRVPAPVGTRARAQGRYVSIVETLADLAAAGVEVRILHAGLPSGPFRASFAKARSPRLTLRQCPRVHLKLVIVDGWLLYLGSANFTGAGLGARGSKRRNFELGILSDDEHLLDRTQAEFDAIWRGASCAGCGLRSKCDRPIDTLGAPAPGSPSSRSPRARSRRAQLAVAAAGPRK from the coding sequence ATGCTGCCAAAGGTCGTCCGCAAGGCGGAGCGGCGCCTTGCGTCCGTCGAACTCTGCAGCGGAGAGGACGTGTACGAACGCGTCATTCTCGGTGAGCTGCCTGCCGCGCGTGTGTCGGTATGGATCGCGACTGCGAACCTGAAGGACTTGCGTGTTCCAGCGCCGGTCGGGACGCGCGCGCGTGCTCAAGGACGATACGTGTCCATCGTCGAGACGCTGGCCGATCTGGCGGCGGCGGGCGTCGAGGTCCGCATTCTGCATGCGGGACTGCCTTCGGGGCCGTTTCGGGCGTCCTTCGCCAAGGCGCGAAGTCCGCGACTCACACTGCGGCAGTGTCCGCGGGTTCATCTGAAGCTGGTGATTGTCGATGGCTGGCTGCTGTATCTCGGCAGCGCGAACTTCACAGGCGCGGGGCTGGGGGCCCGCGGCAGCAAGCGGCGCAACTTCGAGCTGGGGATTCTGAGCGACGACGAGCACTTGCTCGACCGCACGCAAGCCGAGTTCGACGCGATCTGGCGGGGCGCGTCGTGCGCGGGTTGTGGACTTCGTTCGAAGTGCGACCGCCCCATCGACACCCTGGGTGCGCCGGCTCCGGGATCGCCGAGCTCGCGATCGCCCCGCGCTCGCAGTCGCCGCGCCCAGCTCGCGGTTGCGGCCGCCGGACCGCGGAAGTAA
- a CDS encoding serine/threonine-protein kinase: MASDDSAKRSTQPDLGQVVAGKYRITRVIGEGGMGVVFEALHERLNQRFALKVLRCEEGEKIDEYFGRFEREARAAAKLKGRNVARVTDVDALADGTPFLVMEYLEGTDLDSELARRGRLPIAEAVDYAIQACSGVAEAHSRGIIHRDLKPHNLYLTQEEEGGVVVKLLDFGISKVQDEAETSVTLTRSTLGTPLYMSPEQIRATRNADARSDIWSLGVILYELLTGKTPFDGENPGSVIAAITADDVPPPTLHRPELPPGLENAVMRALRKKPDERFQSAQAFAEALTPFSDTSSWVPPPRVSGVDFKVVIPDSPTLSFVDSRESVLTAPASAEPAAERGRRSSWPLIALAGLAMLAGLVFLLTRPPVTAEETGSAAAASEPTAGRPVSVQLETAARLAVTPATSASSAVSSRPSPSSPSASKSVPTKPKAPPQAKPRAAAPVPEPKLKPPAEPKPAAEPKPEPKPAPADNPVHL, encoded by the coding sequence ATGGCCTCCGACGACTCGGCCAAGCGCAGCACTCAGCCCGACCTTGGGCAGGTCGTTGCGGGGAAGTACCGCATCACTCGCGTGATCGGCGAGGGTGGCATGGGAGTCGTGTTCGAGGCACTGCACGAACGGCTGAACCAACGTTTCGCCCTCAAGGTGCTGCGCTGCGAAGAGGGCGAGAAGATCGACGAGTATTTCGGTCGCTTCGAGCGCGAAGCGCGGGCGGCCGCAAAGCTCAAGGGCCGCAATGTAGCCCGGGTGACGGACGTCGACGCGCTGGCGGACGGAACGCCCTTCCTGGTGATGGAGTACCTGGAAGGCACCGACCTCGATAGTGAACTCGCCCGCCGCGGACGCTTGCCCATCGCCGAAGCCGTGGACTACGCCATCCAGGCCTGCTCGGGTGTGGCCGAGGCGCATTCGCGCGGCATCATTCATCGCGATCTCAAGCCGCACAATCTCTACCTCACGCAGGAAGAGGAGGGTGGGGTCGTCGTCAAGCTCCTCGACTTCGGCATCAGCAAGGTTCAGGACGAGGCCGAGACGTCGGTGACGCTGACGCGGTCGACGCTTGGAACGCCCTTGTACATGTCTCCGGAGCAGATCCGGGCGACGCGCAATGCCGACGCTCGCTCCGACATTTGGTCCCTGGGAGTCATCCTCTACGAACTGCTGACGGGAAAGACACCCTTCGACGGCGAGAACCCCGGTTCCGTGATCGCCGCAATCACCGCCGATGATGTCCCACCGCCCACGTTGCATCGGCCCGAGCTGCCACCTGGGCTCGAGAATGCAGTGATGCGCGCTCTGAGGAAGAAGCCCGACGAGCGCTTTCAGAGCGCCCAGGCGTTTGCCGAGGCACTGACGCCTTTCTCGGACACTTCTTCCTGGGTCCCGCCCCCGCGGGTGTCCGGGGTCGACTTCAAAGTCGTCATCCCAGATTCTCCGACACTTTCCTTCGTGGACTCTCGCGAATCGGTGTTGACCGCGCCGGCGTCCGCTGAGCCCGCCGCTGAGCGCGGACGCCGAAGCTCCTGGCCCTTGATCGCTCTCGCAGGGTTGGCCATGCTTGCCGGTCTAGTGTTCCTCTTGACTCGACCCCCAGTGACCGCCGAGGAGACCGGTAGTGCAGCCGCTGCAAGCGAGCCTACGGCTGGACGGCCGGTGTCCGTCCAGCTCGAGACGGCGGCGCGTCTGGCCGTGACGCCTGCTACCAGCGCATCCTCCGCGGTTTCGTCGAGGCCCTCCCCCTCTTCACCGAGTGCTTCGAAGTCGGTTCCGACGAAACCCAAGGCACCTCCCCAGGCCAAGCCGCGCGCGGCCGCGCCAGTCCCGGAGCCGAAACTGAAGCCGCCTGCTGAGCCGAAACCGGCTGCCGAACCCAAACCCGAGCCCAAGCCGGCACCCGCCGACAACCCGGTGCACCTGTGA
- a CDS encoding amidohydrolase family protein, with protein sequence MPQSFPTRFASFRELVTLPWFDWVEGELTLDPNVGSSIDVHTHLALAYVLRQRLDLRREHAKTEHYLPLDGALDLDVYANVNFASFDLARMKRDLSLGAVTKGGMRRTHTTGNLLREMRALGITTSVLLAIDFPVLSDNAGDWLRAARGEDALVVFGSVHPYRRDIEGELDRQLAMGARGIKVHPAVQTVHPSARRCLRLYQACGKRGLPVFWHCGPVGIEPPLGRYLTRVQRYARAIEQCPDTTFVLGHTGALEVEEALELHREFPNVWVEVASQGLPAVRRILERAAPDRIMMGSDWPFYHQAMPLAKLLIATEGAPDVRRGVLRDNASRLLGLDGATS encoded by the coding sequence GTGCCGCAGTCCTTTCCCACGCGATTCGCGAGCTTCCGCGAGCTCGTCACGCTGCCTTGGTTCGATTGGGTTGAGGGGGAACTCACGCTCGACCCGAACGTGGGCAGCAGCATCGACGTCCACACGCATCTCGCCCTCGCCTACGTCTTGCGGCAGCGCTTGGACTTACGCCGTGAGCATGCCAAGACCGAACACTACTTGCCGCTGGACGGTGCGTTGGACCTCGACGTCTACGCCAACGTCAACTTTGCCAGCTTCGACCTGGCCCGCATGAAGCGAGATCTGTCCTTGGGCGCCGTGACCAAGGGCGGTATGCGTCGCACTCACACTACGGGCAACCTGCTGCGCGAGATGCGCGCGCTCGGGATCACCACGTCCGTCTTGCTTGCCATCGATTTCCCCGTGCTCTCCGACAACGCGGGAGACTGGCTGCGCGCAGCACGGGGAGAGGACGCCTTGGTCGTCTTCGGATCCGTGCATCCCTACCGCCGTGACATCGAAGGAGAGCTCGATCGACAGCTGGCGATGGGGGCGCGTGGCATCAAGGTACACCCCGCCGTGCAAACGGTTCATCCCAGCGCCCGACGCTGTCTGCGCCTGTACCAGGCGTGTGGAAAGCGCGGCCTACCGGTGTTCTGGCACTGCGGTCCCGTTGGGATCGAGCCACCTTTGGGGCGGTACCTGACGCGAGTGCAACGCTACGCTCGAGCCATCGAGCAGTGCCCGGACACCACTTTCGTGCTGGGTCACACCGGCGCGCTCGAGGTCGAGGAAGCCCTGGAACTGCATCGCGAGTTCCCGAACGTCTGGGTCGAGGTCGCGAGCCAGGGACTGCCGGCGGTGCGCCGTATCCTCGAGCGAGCCGCACCCGACCGAATCATGATGGGCAGCGACTGGCCCTTCTATCACCAGGCCATGCCCCTGGCGAAGTTGCTGATCGCGACGGAGGGTGCCCCTGACGTTCGTCGCGGCGTGTTGCGCGACAACGCCAGCCGGCTGCTCGGGCTGGACGGCGCGACGTCCTAG